One window from the genome of Nicotiana sylvestris chromosome 9, ASM39365v2, whole genome shotgun sequence encodes:
- the LOC104249536 gene encoding CBS domain-containing protein CBSX5-like: protein MAVSFLNREVSDLCLGKPALRPIIPATATLAEAIAVLKRTGETHVSVWMVLEEDDYSVECHCIGKVSMVDVICYLCKQESLIDSSKVLEIPVLKILAKGDSIVKHLEPDSSLLEAIDHILEGIQNLVIPIHNYTNSRRKPLSKSSSPKSTHHNGVEYCWLTQEDVVRFLLNSIGVFSPMPTFSIESLNIIDHNILTVRYHDPAIFALDSIALAHIEQTAVAVVDDDNRLIGEISPSTLAYCDESVAAAITTLSAGDLMAYIDYGGPPEDLVELVKMRLQEKKLGLMLELMDEEFSVSSTSSSASSCSSDDEPGSSRNGSGRYSSARRSEAITCYPGSSLVAVLIQALAHRASSIWVIDEDQNLVGVVTFKGIFKVFRGFANTR, encoded by the exons ATGGCAGTAAGTTTTCTAAATCGGGAGGTATCAGATTTATGCCTAGGAAAACCGGCATTACGGCCTATAATTCCGGCGACCGCCACATTAGCGGAGGCGATAGCGGTTTTGAAGAGAACCGGCGAAACTCATGTGAGCGTGTGGATGGTTCTAGAAGAAGATGATTATTCTGTTGAATGCCATTGCATAGGGAAGGTTTCAATGGTGGATGTGATTTGCTATTTATGTAAGCAGGAAAGTTTAATTGATTCTTCTAAGGTACTTGAGATTCCTGTATTAAAGATTTTGGCTAAAGGAGATTCAATTGTGAAGCATTTGGAGCCCGATTCAAG CTTGCTGGAAGCAATAGATCACATTCTTGAAGGTATCCAGAACCTGGTTATACCGATTCACAACTACACGAATTCAAGGAGAAAGCCTTTAAGTAAATCTTCCTCTCCGAAATCCACACATCATAACGGAGTTGAATACTGTTGGCTAACACAGGAAGACGTTGTCCGCTTCCTTCTCAATTCCATTGGAGTGTTCTCCCCTATGCCCACCTTTTCAATTGAATCGCTCAACATCATCGATCACAACATCTTGACTGTTCGTTATCATGACCCTGCAATCTTTGCTTTGGATTCGATCGCTCTAGCACATATTGAACAAACAGCAGTGGCAGTTGTCGATGATGACAACAGACTAATCGGGGAAATCTCTCCCTCTACTCTTGCCTACTGCGATGAATCTGTTGCAGCAGCAATCACGACTCTTTCAGCTGGTGATCTTATGGCGTACATTGATTATGGTGGTCCTCCAGAGGACTTGGTTGAATTGGTGAAGATGAGGTTACAGGAAAAAAAACTTGGCCTGATGCTAGAATTGATGGACGAAGAGTTTTCAGTGTCGTCTACATCGTCTTCAGCTTCTAGTTGTTCTTCTGATGATGAGCCAGGGTCGAGTAGAAATGGTTCAGGACGATATTCTTCAGCAAGAAGGTCAGAGGCGATCACCTGTTATCCGGGGAGTTCATTGGTGGCTGTGTTAATTCAAGCGCTTGCACATCGTGCGAGTTCCATTTGGGTCATTGATGAGGATCAAAATTTGGTTGGAGTTGTAACTTTTAAAGGAATTTTCAAAGTTTTTAGGGGTTTTGCGAATACAAGGTGA
- the LOC104249538 gene encoding sphingolipid delta(4)-desaturase DES1-like codes for MGFEGEKREEEEGVVMANDFFWSYTDEPHASRRRQILSHYPQIKQLFGPDPFAFLKISMVVLLQLWTAIFLRDASWLKILIVAYFFGSFLNHNLFLAIHELSHNLAFSTPVYNRWLGIFANLPIGVPMSVTFQKYHLEHHRFQGVDGIDMDIPSLAEAHVVKNAIAKSIWIILQLFFYALRPLFLKPKPPGMWEFANLIIQLSLDGVMVYFWGWKSFAYLILSTFVGGGMHPMAGHFISEHYVFKPEQETYSYYGPLNLMTWSVGYHNEHHDFPRIPGSKLYKVKEIAPEYYENLESYKSWSQVIYMYIMDRTVGPFSRMKRKLSTKTDKKSG; via the exons atggGATTTGAGGgggaaaagagagaagaagaagaaggtgtaGTAATGGCTAATGATTTCTTTTGGTCATACACAGATGAACCTCATGCTTCTCGTAGAAGACAAATCCTCTCTCACTACCCTCAAATCAAACAGCTTTTTGGCCCTGACCCTTTTGCTTTTCTCAAG ATATCGATGGTTGTTTTGCTTCAGCTTTGGACAGCTATCTTCCTCCGTGATGCAAGTTGGCTGAAGATATTGATAGTTGCCTACTTTTTCGGCTCTTTCCTTAACCACAATCTCTTCCTTGCCATTCATGAGCTTAGTCACAACCTCGCTTTCTCTACTCCAGTTTACAACCGTTGGCTTGGGATTTTCGCCAACCTTCCCATTGGCGTTCCCATGTCCGTTACCTTCCAAAAGTATCACCTCGAGCACCACCGCTTCCAAGGAGTCGATGGAATCGATATGGATATCCCGAGTCTTGCTGAAGCCCATGTTGTCAAAAACGCCATAGCGAAATCAATATGGATTATTCTCCAACTCTTCTTTTATGCTCTAAGACCACTTTTTCTCAAACCTAAACCGCCCGGCATGTGGGAGTTCGCCAATTTGATTATCCAACTCTCCCTCGATGGAGTTATGGTATACTTCTGGGGTTGGAAATCTTTCGCTTATTTGATCCTGTCGACCTTTGTTGGAGGCGGAATGCACCCAATGGCCGGTCATTTCATCTCCGAGCATTATGTTTTCAAGCCCGAGCAAGAGACATACTCCTACTACGGTCCACTTAATCTTATGACGTGGAGCGTAGGTTACCACAACGAGCACCATGATTTCCCTCGGATTCCTGGAAGCAAGCTCTACAAGGTGAAGGAGATTGCACCAGAATACTACGAAAACTTAGAATCTTACAAATCTTGGAGCCAGGTTATCTACATGTATATAATGGACCGGACGGTTGGCCCTTTTAGCAGAATGAAGAGGAAGTTGTCGACAAAGACGGACAAGAAATCTGGATAG
- the LOC104249539 gene encoding 1,4-dihydroxy-2-naphthoyl-CoA thioesterase 1, with amino-acid sequence MESSKNEILDAPLHEIGFKISKISPQKITGYFSVTEKCCNPFKVLHGGVSALIAEALASMGAHVASGFRRVAGVHLSIHHLKSAHLGEIVYAEATPLNIGKSIHVWEVKLWKSDNSSKLGDRVLISSSRVTVKADMAVPENVKDAAVNLKKYARL; translated from the coding sequence ATGGAATCATCAAAGAATGAGATTTTAGATGCTCCACTTCATGAAATTGGCTTTAAGATCTCAAAAATCTCCCCTCAAAAAATCACAGGATATTTTTCGGTGACCGAAAAATGCTGCAACCCATTCAAGGTGTTGCACGGCGGAGTTTCAGCATTAATTGCTGAAGCTCTGGCGAGCATGGGCGCCCACGTGGCGTCCGGATTTCGAAGAGTGGCTGGAGTTCACTTAAGTATTCACCATCTCAAGAGTGCTCATCTTGGTGAAATTGTTTATGCTGAAGCTACACCTCTTAATATTGGAAAATCTATTCATGTTTGGGAAGTGAAATTATGGAAAAGTGataattcttcaaaattgggAGATAGAGTTTTGATTTCATCATCTAGGGTTACTGTCAAGGCTGACATGGCTGtaccagaaaatgtcaaagatgCTGCTGTGAATCTCAAGAAATATGCCAGGTTATGA
- the LOC104249540 gene encoding heat stress transcription factor B-2a-like yields the protein MATAAVGTAEDRTISRKVGQPPTRTKCPAPFLLKTYELLELEEEEENYSEKNKVVSWNEEGTGFVVWSPAEFSELMLPKYFKHNNFSSFIRQLNTYGFKKVASKRWEFSHEKFKRGSKHLLGKITRKKSDPSAFPAYLKPCDQILAAKEGNNISLQLLMEENHNLRKERLELEMQIAHFKTLETKLMECLSQYVGNQHNKVRRLF from the exons ATGGCAACAGCAGCCGTTGGAACAGCAGAAGACCGGACGATTAGCCGGAAAGTCGGCCAGCCGCCGACGAGAACGAAATGCCCGGCGCCGTTTCTGCTTAAGACTTACGAACTTTTGGAgctggaggaagaagaagagaattACAGTGAAAAAAATAAGGTTGTTTCATGGAATGAAGAGGGCACTGGTTTTGTTGTTTGGTCTCCAGCTGAGTTTTCTGAACTCATGTTGCCTAAATATTTCAAGCACaacaatttttcgagttttatCCGACAACTTAATACCTAT GGATTCAAGAAAGTAGCATCCAAGAGGTGGGAATTCTCACATGAGAAGTTCAAGAGAGGAAGTAAGCATTTACTTGGCAAAATCACAAGAAAGAAAAGTGACCCTAGTGCTTTTCCAGCATACTTAAAGCCTTGTGATCAAATATTGGCTGCAAAAGAAGGCAATAATATTAGTCTGCAGCTACTTATGGAGGAGAATCACAACTTAAGAAAAGAAAGGTTAGAATTGGAAATGCAAATTGCTCATTTCAAAACCCTAGAAACAAAGTTGATGGAATGTCTTTCTCAGTATGTGGGAAATCAACATAACAAAGTTAGAAGGCTTTTTTAG